Proteins encoded together in one Pelagicoccus albus window:
- a CDS encoding redoxin domain-containing protein, which yields MAIATGTKAPDFTLKSKNDEGLADITLSSNFGSSATVLLFFPLAFTSVCQDELCGIRDSLAEYSNVDAVVYGISVDSPFSQEAFAKANGLNFPLLSDFNKEVSKAYDVLFEDLLGFKGVSKRSAFVISRDGEVVYSESSDDPKQLPDFAAIKAALA from the coding sequence ATGGCTATAGCTACTGGCACCAAAGCACCTGATTTTACTTTGAAGAGCAAAAACGATGAAGGCCTTGCCGACATCACACTAAGCTCGAACTTTGGCTCGTCGGCCACGGTTCTGCTCTTCTTCCCGCTCGCATTCACCAGCGTCTGCCAAGACGAGCTTTGCGGTATTCGCGATTCTTTGGCTGAGTATTCTAACGTCGACGCGGTGGTCTACGGAATCAGCGTGGATAGCCCCTTCTCGCAAGAGGCTTTTGCGAAAGCGAACGGTCTGAATTTTCCCTTGTTGAGCGATTTCAACAAGGAAGTAAGCAAGGCATACGACGTGCTGTTTGAAGACCTTCTAGGATTCAAGGGAGTATCCAAGCGCTCTGCTTTTGTTATCAGCAGGGACGGGGAAGTTGTTTACTCCGAGTCGAGCGACGATCCCAAGCAGCTGCCAGACTTCGCTGCTATCAAGGCTGCTCTCGCCTAG
- the acnA gene encoding aconitate hydratase AcnA → MSDLPNPLNSLKTFNSGLEGESFYYSLPSLEEGGIGPVSKLPVSIRVVLESVLRNCDGKRVKEEDVKKLANWNAKDPAKVEIPFVLSRIVLQDFTGVPLLVDLAAMRSAVAELGKDSSIIEPLVPVDLVVDHSVQVDKSGTADSFLQNMAIEFQRNMERYEFLKWGQQAFDTFQVVPPGIGIVHQVNLEYLAKVVHAKAVEGGNVFFPDTLVGTDSHTTMINGLGVVGWGVGGIEAESGMLGQPVYFLTPEVIGVNLTGELKEGVTATDLTLRITQVLREKKVVGKFVEFHGIGARSLSLADRGTIANMAPEYGATMGYFPVDEKSLQYLEATARDPKMVSAVKAYLEAQDLFGIPAAGELEYTDVVDLDMSTIEPSVAGPKRPQDRIDVKDLKSSFEDLFTKSPADGGFGRDESDRGVKVTVESDDDTDGQELAHGSVLIAAITSCTNTSNPSVMIAAGLLAKKAVEKGLSVAPTVKTSLAPGSRVVTDYLAETDLQSSLDALGFNLVGYGCTTCIGNSGPLADPIEAAISKGELVAASVLSGNRNFEARVHGSIKSNFLMSPPLVVAYALAGRVDIDLFEDPIGTGKDGSPVFLKDIWPTNSEIEEAVTRGLKPEMFKRQYSDVASANPEWLKIESSTGDLYEWDDSSTYIHHPPFFDGFSMEVGTIEPIEGMRPLAILGDSVTTDHISPAGAFKPETPAGVYLQSKGVEPKDFNSYGSRRGNDLIMTRGTFANVRVNNLMADGKEGGFTKIMPEGTPSTIFDACQTYKERGTPLIIFAGIDYGMGSSRDWAAKGTNLLGVKAVVARSFERIHRSNLIGMGVLPLEFPDGLSAQSLGLDGSEIVSIPGLGDDLKPGQNLTAVIEREGGKIEEVELKVRVDTDIEVEYIRNGGILPYVLRDIIKAAK, encoded by the coding sequence ATGAGCGACCTTCCGAATCCGCTTAACTCACTGAAGACTTTCAACTCCGGCCTAGAGGGCGAGTCGTTTTACTACTCGCTTCCTTCTTTGGAGGAGGGCGGAATTGGTCCTGTTTCTAAGCTGCCTGTATCCATTCGGGTGGTACTGGAATCTGTGCTTCGAAACTGCGATGGTAAGCGAGTCAAGGAGGAGGATGTCAAGAAGCTGGCGAACTGGAATGCAAAGGACCCTGCCAAGGTTGAGATCCCCTTCGTTTTGTCCCGCATCGTCCTGCAAGATTTCACAGGCGTCCCTCTGCTGGTTGACTTGGCGGCAATGCGTTCGGCAGTCGCTGAGCTGGGTAAGGATTCTTCGATTATCGAACCCCTTGTTCCAGTTGATCTAGTCGTAGACCACTCGGTGCAAGTGGACAAGTCGGGCACTGCTGATTCGTTCTTGCAAAACATGGCGATCGAATTCCAGCGCAACATGGAGCGCTACGAATTCCTGAAGTGGGGGCAGCAAGCTTTCGACACTTTCCAAGTAGTCCCTCCCGGCATCGGAATCGTTCACCAGGTTAACCTCGAGTATCTCGCCAAGGTGGTCCATGCCAAGGCAGTCGAGGGGGGCAATGTATTTTTCCCAGACACCCTTGTGGGTACGGACTCGCACACGACCATGATCAATGGACTTGGCGTAGTGGGTTGGGGTGTTGGCGGCATCGAAGCAGAGTCAGGCATGCTGGGACAGCCAGTCTACTTCCTGACGCCTGAAGTAATTGGGGTCAATTTGACCGGCGAGCTGAAAGAAGGGGTAACCGCGACCGACTTGACGCTTCGCATTACCCAAGTCCTTCGCGAGAAGAAGGTGGTCGGCAAATTCGTGGAATTTCACGGAATCGGTGCCCGTAGCCTATCCCTTGCTGACCGAGGAACCATCGCCAATATGGCTCCGGAATACGGCGCGACCATGGGCTACTTCCCAGTAGACGAAAAGTCGCTGCAGTATTTGGAGGCGACTGCTCGCGATCCGAAGATGGTCTCAGCTGTCAAGGCATACCTCGAAGCTCAGGACCTGTTTGGAATTCCAGCCGCTGGTGAACTTGAGTACACCGATGTAGTTGATTTGGACATGAGTACGATCGAGCCGAGTGTGGCTGGGCCAAAGCGTCCTCAAGATCGCATTGATGTTAAGGACCTCAAAAGTTCCTTTGAGGACTTGTTTACCAAGAGTCCTGCGGACGGTGGTTTCGGGCGAGACGAGTCGGATCGCGGCGTGAAGGTCACTGTGGAATCAGACGACGACACTGATGGTCAAGAATTGGCTCACGGATCTGTGCTCATCGCTGCAATAACCTCTTGCACAAACACTTCCAACCCGAGCGTGATGATTGCGGCAGGCTTGCTTGCCAAAAAGGCGGTGGAAAAAGGCTTGTCCGTAGCTCCTACAGTGAAGACATCACTGGCTCCGGGGTCCCGAGTCGTCACTGATTATCTGGCGGAGACGGATCTGCAATCTTCCCTGGACGCTCTTGGTTTCAACCTTGTTGGCTACGGCTGTACCACCTGTATCGGAAACTCTGGACCTCTGGCCGACCCAATTGAAGCGGCCATCAGCAAGGGTGAGTTGGTTGCAGCCTCTGTGCTTTCCGGTAACCGAAATTTTGAAGCTCGTGTGCACGGTTCGATCAAATCGAACTTCTTGATGTCGCCTCCTTTGGTCGTCGCTTACGCCTTGGCGGGAAGGGTCGATATCGACCTCTTCGAAGATCCGATCGGTACAGGTAAGGATGGAAGTCCTGTCTTTCTGAAAGATATCTGGCCGACCAATTCGGAGATAGAAGAAGCGGTCACTCGAGGGCTGAAACCGGAGATGTTTAAGCGTCAATATTCGGATGTGGCCAGCGCCAATCCCGAATGGCTGAAAATCGAATCCTCGACGGGTGACCTCTACGAGTGGGATGATAGCTCCACCTATATTCACCATCCGCCGTTTTTCGATGGATTTTCCATGGAGGTGGGAACTATCGAGCCGATCGAAGGGATGCGACCACTCGCCATTCTCGGTGACTCAGTTACCACCGACCACATTTCTCCCGCCGGCGCTTTCAAGCCCGAGACTCCAGCCGGAGTTTATCTCCAATCGAAGGGCGTCGAGCCCAAGGATTTCAACTCTTACGGAAGTCGCCGCGGAAATGATCTGATCATGACTCGTGGCACCTTCGCGAACGTACGCGTTAATAACCTGATGGCGGACGGAAAGGAAGGCGGCTTTACCAAGATAATGCCGGAGGGGACACCTTCCACGATCTTCGATGCCTGTCAGACCTACAAAGAGCGAGGCACCCCGTTGATCATATTTGCCGGAATCGATTACGGTATGGGCAGCTCTCGCGACTGGGCTGCCAAAGGAACTAATTTACTAGGCGTCAAAGCTGTTGTAGCCCGCAGCTTCGAGCGCATACATCGTTCCAACCT